A genomic window from Flavobacterium phycosphaerae includes:
- the mreC gene encoding rod shape-determining protein MreC, with product MQQIFNFILKNSNRLLFLLLLILSFSLTIQSHSYHKSKIISSANFFTGGIYDRINNVNEYFSLKSQNDELALENARLKSLLFNQKDTTKVPQIDTIKGVKKTEIIVSKVIHNSYSIHENYLTINSGEAAGVRPDMGVINSAGIVGIVDKTSKNYATVISILNINSKINAKIKKSNHFGSLVWNGKSTGFVQLIDVPRLAGVRKGDTIVTGGQSIIFPENIGIGTIDKVYIDNVTNYYTLDIKLFNDMTNLGHVYIIKSKDAEEISNLENQNKKDE from the coding sequence ATGCAGCAAATTTTTAATTTTATACTTAAAAACAGTAATCGCTTACTGTTTTTGCTGCTTTTAATCCTATCGTTTTCGCTCACGATTCAATCGCATTCTTATCACAAAAGTAAAATCATCAGTTCGGCTAATTTCTTTACCGGCGGGATTTATGACAGGATAAACAACGTCAACGAATATTTCAGTCTGAAATCGCAAAACGATGAATTGGCTCTTGAAAACGCCCGATTGAAATCGCTTTTATTCAATCAGAAAGACACGACTAAAGTGCCTCAGATTGATACCATCAAAGGCGTTAAGAAAACAGAGATTATTGTTTCTAAAGTCATTCACAACTCTTACAGCATACACGAAAACTACCTGACCATCAACAGCGGAGAAGCTGCTGGTGTGAGACCTGACATGGGGGTTATCAACAGTGCCGGGATAGTGGGTATCGTGGATAAGACTTCTAAAAATTATGCTACGGTTATCAGTATTTTGAATATTAATTCGAAAATCAATGCTAAAATCAAAAAATCGAATCACTTCGGGTCTTTGGTTTGGAACGGGAAAAGTACCGGTTTTGTGCAGTTGATTGATGTACCGCGTTTGGCCGGTGTTCGCAAAGGCGATACTATCGTAACCGGAGGACAGTCTATCATTTTCCCTGAAAACATTGGCATTGGAACCATTGATAAGGTTTATATCGATAACGTAACCAATTACTACACTTTGGATATCAAGTTGTTTAATGACATGACTAATTTGGGTCATGTGTATATCATTAAAAGCAAAGATGCCGAAGAAATTTCGAACTTAGAAAACCAAAACAAAAAAGATGAATAG
- a CDS encoding C40 family peptidase: MKKLAYISFLFFLFTACKPTSNIITSKDEAMKKGVYSEPIAAAKPEERINRPKKVNTNTMASVRPKKQPAAPKNLPGINDSNDTDIIIEKEDASYLVEQLINSASDNLGTRYRSGGTTKEGFDCSGLMFSTFKKFDITLPRSSHEMAEIGTKIELGNAKKGDLIFFINRGQRRINHVGMVVEVNGDEVKFIHSSTQSGVVISSINEPYYKRTFVQINRILE, from the coding sequence TTGAAAAAACTAGCATACATATCTTTTTTATTCTTTTTGTTTACTGCCTGTAAACCAACTTCCAACATCATAACTTCTAAGGATGAAGCTATGAAAAAAGGAGTTTACAGTGAGCCGATAGCTGCTGCAAAACCGGAAGAAAGAATTAATCGTCCAAAGAAAGTTAATACTAACACTATGGCATCGGTTAGACCAAAAAAACAACCGGCCGCTCCAAAAAATTTACCCGGAATCAATGACAGTAACGATACTGACATCATTATTGAAAAAGAAGATGCCAGCTATTTAGTAGAGCAACTCATTAATAGTGCCTCAGACAATTTGGGTACCCGTTACAGAAGTGGCGGCACCACCAAAGAAGGATTTGATTGTTCAGGTTTAATGTTTTCTACTTTCAAAAAATTTGACATTACCTTACCTCGCTCTTCCCATGAAATGGCCGAAATTGGCACTAAAATAGAATTAGGTAATGCTAAAAAAGGCGATTTGATTTTCTTCATCAACAGGGGTCAGCGCCGAATTAACCACGTGGGTATGGTTGTAGAAGTGAATGGTGATGAAGTTAAATTTATTCATTCCTCAACACAAAGTGGCGTTGTCATTTCTTCTATCAACGAACCTTATTACAAAAGAACTTTCGTTCAAATTAATCGAATTTTAGAATAA
- the rodA gene encoding rod shape-determining protein RodA has translation MKNQSVTNNLDWISVLIYMTLVILGWLNIYSSSLSSIAEETSIFDFTQIYGKQFMFILFSIPLIFIVLSVDGKFYEKFSSVIYVVGLLSLAGLFVFGKTIKGQANWYSFGSFGLQPSEFVKAATALALAKYLSDVQVNLKDTNRQIQALGILALPILLIIPHDPGSALIYSVFILVLYREGLPSWYVWTGFIALVLFVLALIIKPLALVGLSLAVIIFVYYRSRIIHRNWILSAIIFVTISGFVFSVDYVFENVFKQHHRDRFNILLGKEVDMKGIGYNTNQSEIAIGSGGWFGKGYLEGTQTKGGFVPEQHTDYIFTTVGEEWGFLGSLFVIALFVALIIRIIYLAERQKTKFSRVYGYCVAGILFIHFFVNIAMVLGIFPTIGVPLPFFSYGGSGLWGFTILLFIFLKMDANKVNEW, from the coding sequence ATGAAAAATCAAAGTGTAACGAATAATCTGGATTGGATAAGTGTACTTATCTATATGACTCTTGTGATATTGGGTTGGCTGAATATTTATTCCTCTTCGTTATCCTCAATCGCTGAAGAAACTTCGATTTTTGATTTTACACAAATCTATGGGAAACAGTTTATGTTTATACTCTTTTCCATTCCGTTGATATTCATAGTGCTCTCCGTTGACGGTAAATTCTATGAAAAATTTTCGAGTGTGATTTATGTCGTCGGGTTGTTGTCATTGGCGGGTTTGTTTGTCTTTGGTAAAACCATCAAAGGTCAGGCTAACTGGTATTCGTTTGGTTCCTTTGGTTTACAACCGTCAGAGTTTGTGAAAGCTGCTACCGCATTGGCTTTAGCTAAATATTTGAGTGACGTACAAGTCAATTTAAAAGACACTAACCGGCAGATTCAAGCCCTTGGAATTTTGGCCTTGCCTATATTGTTAATTATACCACACGATCCGGGGAGTGCCTTAATCTATAGTGTTTTCATTTTAGTTTTATACCGTGAAGGCTTGCCCTCTTGGTATGTATGGACTGGATTTATAGCTTTAGTGCTGTTTGTATTGGCACTAATCATAAAACCTTTGGCTTTGGTCGGACTTTCGCTAGCCGTTATCATTTTTGTATATTATCGTAGTCGTATTATTCATCGAAACTGGATATTAAGTGCCATCATATTTGTGACGATTTCCGGTTTTGTTTTTTCGGTGGATTATGTTTTTGAAAATGTTTTTAAACAACACCATCGTGACCGTTTTAATATTCTTTTGGGTAAAGAAGTGGACATGAAAGGTATTGGATACAACACTAACCAGTCGGAAATTGCTATTGGTTCCGGAGGTTGGTTTGGCAAGGGCTATCTGGAAGGTACTCAAACCAAAGGAGGTTTCGTTCCTGAACAACATACCGATTACATCTTTACAACTGTAGGTGAAGAATGGGGATTCCTAGGTTCTTTGTTTGTAATAGCGCTATTTGTAGCTCTGATTATTAGAATCATTTATTTGGCGGAACGACAGAAGACTAAGTTTAGCAGGGTTTACGGCTATTGTGTTGCCGGGATTTTATTCATTCATTTCTTTGTCAACATTGCTATGGTTTTGGGAATATTTCCAACTATTGGAGTGCCATTGCCTTTCTTTTCTTATGGTGGTTCCGGACTTTGGGGCTTTACTATTCTACTATTTATTTTCCTAAAAATGGATGCCAACAAGGTAAACGAATGGTAA
- a CDS encoding carboxy terminal-processing peptidase — translation MKIIIQFMKRNYKILLVIVTLSVALWSFMPTQKASDPEKDKLLLELLTFVIEKGHYNPAAIDDTFSKGVYKDYLNALDPSKRFFLQSDIDEFAKFETQLDDQIKNKDLAFFDLTYTRLMKRMEESKSYYKEALENPFDYKKEESFNTDYEKMPFAKNTAELKERWRLQVKLSTLSSLVEKQKLQDDLAKDAKKTIEEKLADYRKDSSEEVTPEMEKKFRENDAKKKSQKIKTYAELEKETRESTLNSLNDNFSFIKDLNREDWFSIYVNAIASRFDPHTSYFGPSEKEKFDVSMSGKLEGIGARLQKKCDFTEISELISGGPAWRGKQLESGDVVLKVAQGEAEPVDVVGMRLDDVVKKIKGPKGTEVRLTVKKTDGTIKVITIIRDEVEIEETYVKSSVVEKDGFKYGVIYLPKFYIDFEDQNSRDAGKDVAQEVERLKAAGVQGIVMDVRDNGGGSLKTVVDIAGLFIEQGPIVQIKSAAGKKEVLFDRDSKVQWDGPLVIMINEFSASASEILAAAIQDYKRGVIIGSKQSYGKGTVQNVIDLNQFVRGSTYGDLGALKTTTQKFYRINGGSTQLEGVKSDIAIPDRYSYLKMGERDIDNAMPWDKIDPADYQVWNKQNNFDLAIAKSRERMNANAQMKLIDENAKWLDERNKENVYSLNIDKFKAEQKALEDKSKKYKSIVDYKNLFEFKSLPYEVEAMNKDSVLKEKRERWHESLSKDIYIEEAIHILNDLQSENSKGLTTKVKKDKIVKS, via the coding sequence ATGAAAATTATAATTCAATTTATGAAAAGAAACTATAAAATACTACTGGTAATTGTAACCTTATCAGTAGCCTTGTGGAGTTTTATGCCTACTCAAAAAGCATCTGACCCCGAGAAAGACAAACTGCTGTTGGAATTATTGACTTTCGTTATTGAAAAAGGGCATTACAACCCGGCAGCTATAGATGATACCTTTTCAAAAGGTGTTTACAAAGATTATTTGAATGCCTTAGATCCTTCAAAACGTTTCTTTTTACAATCTGATATTGATGAGTTTGCCAAATTTGAAACACAATTGGATGACCAAATCAAAAATAAGGATTTAGCTTTTTTTGATTTGACTTATACCCGATTAATGAAACGTATGGAAGAAAGCAAAAGCTATTATAAAGAGGCTTTGGAGAATCCGTTTGATTATAAAAAAGAGGAATCTTTCAACACCGATTATGAAAAAATGCCTTTTGCCAAAAATACTGCTGAATTAAAAGAAAGATGGCGCTTGCAGGTGAAACTGTCAACTTTATCATCATTGGTAGAAAAGCAAAAACTACAAGATGATTTGGCAAAAGACGCTAAAAAAACCATAGAAGAAAAACTGGCTGACTACCGCAAAGATTCAAGCGAGGAAGTAACGCCTGAGATGGAAAAGAAATTCAGAGAAAATGACGCCAAAAAGAAATCACAAAAAATAAAAACCTATGCTGAACTGGAAAAAGAAACCAGAGAAAGCACTTTAAATTCACTTAACGATAACTTTAGTTTCATCAAAGACTTGAATAGAGAAGATTGGTTTTCAATTTATGTAAATGCCATTGCTTCTCGCTTTGATCCGCACACTTCTTATTTTGGACCTTCTGAAAAAGAGAAGTTTGATGTAAGTATGAGCGGAAAATTGGAGGGAATTGGAGCACGCCTTCAAAAGAAATGTGACTTTACCGAAATCTCTGAATTGATTTCCGGAGGTCCGGCTTGGAGAGGAAAGCAATTAGAATCAGGTGATGTCGTGTTGAAAGTAGCACAAGGTGAAGCAGAGCCCGTTGATGTGGTTGGAATGCGTTTGGATGATGTGGTTAAGAAAATTAAAGGACCAAAAGGAACTGAAGTTCGTTTGACCGTGAAGAAAACAGACGGAACGATAAAAGTAATTACCATCATTCGAGATGAGGTTGAAATTGAAGAAACCTATGTAAAATCAAGTGTGGTAGAGAAAGATGGTTTCAAATACGGTGTAATTTATTTGCCAAAATTCTATATCGATTTTGAAGATCAAAACAGTCGTGATGCCGGAAAAGACGTAGCGCAAGAAGTTGAAAGATTGAAAGCAGCTGGCGTGCAAGGGATAGTGATGGATGTGAGAGATAATGGTGGAGGTTCATTGAAAACTGTGGTTGATATTGCCGGATTGTTTATTGAGCAAGGTCCAATCGTTCAGATCAAATCAGCTGCCGGTAAAAAAGAAGTTTTATTTGACAGAGATTCCAAAGTACAATGGGATGGTCCGTTGGTAATTATGATTAATGAATTTTCGGCTTCGGCTTCTGAGATTTTAGCCGCTGCCATTCAGGATTACAAACGTGGCGTTATCATTGGTAGCAAACAATCTTATGGTAAAGGAACAGTGCAAAATGTGATTGATTTAAATCAGTTTGTTCGTGGCAGTACTTATGGTGATTTGGGTGCTTTGAAAACAACCACACAAAAATTTTACCGAATTAATGGGGGTTCCACTCAGTTAGAAGGAGTAAAAAGTGATATTGCTATTCCGGATAGATATTCTTACCTGAAAATGGGAGAGAGAGATATTGATAACGCCATGCCATGGGACAAAATTGACCCTGCGGATTACCAAGTTTGGAACAAGCAAAATAACTTTGATTTGGCTATTGCTAAAAGTAGAGAGCGTATGAATGCCAATGCTCAAATGAAGTTAATTGATGAGAACGCCAAATGGTTAGACGAGCGTAATAAAGAGAATGTATACAGCCTAAACATAGATAAATTCAAAGCGGAACAAAAAGCTTTAGAAGACAAAAGCAAAAAATACAAATCAATTGTAGATTACAAAAATCTATTCGAATTTAAATCGCTTCCGTATGAAGTTGAAGCTATGAATAAAGATTCAGTTTTAAAAGAGAAAAGAGAGCGTTGGCATGAAAGCTTGTCAAAAGACATTTATATTGAAGAAGCCATCCACATATTAAACGATTTACAATCGGAAAACAGTAAAGGATTAACGACTAAAGTAAAGAAGGATAAAATAGTAAAATCATAA
- the mrdA gene encoding penicillin-binding protein 2: MRKVLLPTIIFVATLFLVMRLFYLQVIDDTLKLKSDNNAIKIKYDYPERGYIYDRNGKLLVANQPSYDIMVIPKDIKDLDTTEFCSLLKITREEFLTKVAKAKVYSPRLPSVFLAQLNKKEYAAFQEIQRKFNGFYIQKRALRDYQVAFGANVFGFITQVNDKIIEKNKYYNSGDLIGRQGVEESYEEILRGIKGVKYIQKDKYNREIGSYKEGKFDTIAVQGKDINLSIDAELQKYGEELMINKRGGIVAIEPKTGEILALVTAPSFDPAILVGRQRSKNYTMLYHDSIAKPLYDRGLLAEYTPGSPFKILTGLVALQEGAIDETTSFNCHHGFSYAPGRFMKCHCHGGEMQLHRGIYESCNTLFSSSYMRTINKYSSPPKGVDVWSNHLKSFGLGQFMGYDLPTGRKGSIPTSKTYKKMYPGWGWSSKTIVSNAIGQGEVLMTPIQLANMIAAVANRGYYYTPHIIKKIKGQQIDKRFRTKHVTTIDRKYFEPMISGLFDVYNLGTAHGLNVEGIEICGKTGTAENYAKINGKRVKLQDHSIFVAFAPKDNPKIAIAVFVENGYWGARWAGPITSLMIEKYIRKKITRKDLEKRMLEGSLEGEYNKYYAKPIVDTLIKQKVDSFIKPEIKKEEVKPKVAPAN; this comes from the coding sequence ATGAGAAAAGTTTTGTTGCCCACAATCATTTTCGTTGCTACGCTTTTTCTTGTAATGCGGCTTTTTTACCTGCAGGTCATTGACGATACTTTAAAATTAAAATCAGACAATAACGCCATCAAAATCAAATATGATTATCCTGAGCGAGGGTATATTTATGATAGAAACGGCAAGCTTTTGGTAGCCAACCAACCGTCATATGACATCATGGTTATCCCAAAAGACATCAAAGATTTGGACACCACTGAATTTTGTTCGTTATTAAAAATCACCCGAGAGGAATTTTTAACCAAAGTGGCTAAAGCCAAAGTATACAGCCCGAGATTACCATCGGTATTTTTGGCGCAGTTGAATAAAAAAGAGTATGCTGCCTTTCAGGAAATACAGCGAAAATTTAATGGTTTCTACATTCAGAAACGTGCTTTGAGAGATTATCAGGTAGCTTTTGGCGCCAATGTTTTTGGGTTTATCACTCAGGTAAATGACAAAATCATTGAGAAAAACAAATACTACAACAGTGGTGATTTGATTGGAAGACAAGGTGTAGAAGAAAGTTATGAAGAGATTTTACGGGGTATCAAAGGCGTAAAATACATTCAGAAAGATAAATACAACCGTGAAATTGGTTCGTATAAAGAGGGGAAGTTTGATACCATTGCCGTTCAGGGAAAAGACATTAATTTAAGTATTGATGCCGAACTTCAAAAGTATGGGGAAGAATTGATGATAAACAAACGTGGCGGAATTGTAGCTATTGAACCCAAAACCGGAGAAATCTTAGCCCTTGTTACCGCACCATCCTTTGACCCGGCTATTTTGGTAGGACGTCAGCGTTCCAAGAACTATACAATGCTTTACCATGACTCTATTGCAAAACCATTGTATGACAGAGGATTATTGGCAGAATACACCCCCGGTTCTCCCTTTAAAATCTTAACCGGATTAGTGGCGCTTCAAGAAGGTGCTATTGATGAAACAACATCTTTTAATTGTCATCACGGTTTTAGCTACGCGCCCGGGCGTTTTATGAAATGTCACTGTCATGGTGGCGAAATGCAATTGCACCGCGGTATATACGAATCGTGTAACACCTTATTTTCCAGTTCTTATATGAGAACGATTAACAAGTATAGCAGCCCTCCAAAAGGAGTTGATGTATGGAGTAACCACTTGAAAAGTTTTGGTTTAGGACAATTCATGGGATATGATTTACCTACGGGAAGAAAAGGAAGTATACCAACATCAAAAACCTATAAAAAAATGTATCCCGGCTGGGGCTGGTCGAGTAAGACTATTGTTTCGAATGCTATTGGGCAGGGAGAGGTTTTGATGACACCAATTCAGCTAGCGAACATGATTGCTGCTGTGGCTAATCGCGGATACTATTACACGCCTCATATCATTAAAAAAATCAAAGGACAACAAATTGACAAACGCTTCCGAACCAAGCATGTTACTACCATTGACCGAAAATATTTTGAGCCGATGATTAGCGGACTGTTTGACGTGTATAACTTGGGTACTGCTCACGGTTTGAATGTGGAAGGCATTGAGATTTGCGGAAAAACAGGAACTGCCGAAAACTACGCCAAGATTAACGGTAAGCGTGTAAAACTTCAGGATCACTCTATTTTTGTGGCTTTTGCTCCGAAAGACAATCCAAAAATTGCCATTGCGGTATTTGTGGAAAATGGGTATTGGGGAGCGCGTTGGGCCGGTCCGATTACCAGTTTGATGATTGAAAAATATATCAGAAAAAAAATCACCCGTAAAGATTTAGAAAAACGAATGCTTGAAGGAAGTCTTGAAGGCGAATACAATAAATACTACGCCAAACCTATTGTGGATACTTTAATCAAACAAAAGGTAGACTCATTTATAAAACCGGAAATTAAAAAAGAAGAAGTCAAACCTAAAGTTGCTCCCGCAAATTAA
- the lpxB gene encoding lipid-A-disaccharide synthase, producing the protein MKYYIIAGEASGDLHGSNLMKALYKEDTAADIRFWGGDLMQNVGGTLVKHYRELAFMGFAEVVMNLKTILNNIKICKRDIEKFNPDVIIFIDYPGFNMRIAKWTKLRGIKTHYYVAPQIWAWKENRIKAVKRDFDKLFVILPFEKDFFEVKHHFPVDFVGHPLIDAIHNREKTDAISFRKENHLNEKPIIAILPGSRKQEIAKILSVMLSIVDDFSEYQFVIAGAPSQDYHFYEQFLTNKNVKFISNQTYDLLSVASAALVTSGTATLETALFKVPEVVCYKGSWASYQIAKRIITLKYISLVNLIMDEEVVTELIQDKFNTKNLKTELSKLLEPNYRKALLEKYDTLERLLGGEGASEKTAKLILNDLRQL; encoded by the coding sequence ATGAAATATTACATTATTGCCGGCGAAGCATCGGGCGATTTACACGGGTCTAATTTGATGAAAGCGCTTTACAAAGAAGATACTGCTGCTGATATTCGATTTTGGGGTGGAGATTTGATGCAAAACGTTGGAGGAACTTTGGTAAAACATTACCGTGAATTGGCTTTTATGGGATTTGCTGAAGTAGTAATGAACTTGAAAACCATCTTAAACAATATTAAAATTTGTAAAAGAGATATTGAAAAGTTCAACCCTGATGTTATCATTTTTATTGACTATCCCGGCTTCAATATGCGTATTGCAAAATGGACCAAACTTCGTGGTATCAAGACACATTACTACGTGGCACCGCAAATTTGGGCCTGGAAAGAAAATCGTATTAAGGCAGTTAAAAGAGATTTCGATAAACTGTTTGTGATACTTCCGTTTGAGAAAGATTTTTTTGAAGTGAAGCATCATTTTCCGGTAGATTTTGTTGGACATCCACTCATTGATGCCATTCATAACCGAGAGAAAACGGATGCAATATCGTTTAGAAAAGAAAATCATTTAAACGAGAAACCCATCATTGCCATTTTGCCCGGAAGCCGGAAACAAGAAATTGCCAAAATACTCAGCGTGATGCTAAGCATTGTTGATGATTTTAGTGAGTATCAATTTGTAATTGCCGGAGCACCTAGTCAGGATTATCATTTTTACGAGCAATTTTTAACCAATAAAAATGTCAAATTCATTTCAAACCAAACCTACGATTTATTGAGTGTAGCCAGTGCTGCATTGGTAACTTCGGGAACGGCTACATTGGAAACTGCTTTGTTTAAAGTGCCGGAAGTAGTTTGCTATAAAGGAAGTTGGGCTTCCTACCAAATTGCAAAACGCATTATTACCCTGAAATATATTTCTTTGGTAAATTTGATTATGGATGAGGAAGTGGTAACTGAATTGATTCAGGATAAATTCAACACCAAGAACTTAAAAACAGAGCTTTCAAAACTCCTTGAACCCAATTACAGAAAGGCTTTATTAGAAAAATACGACACCCTTGAAAGACTGCTTGGAGGTGAAGGCGCCAGTGAAAAAACTGCTAAATTAATCTTAAATGACTTGAGGCAGCTTTGA
- a CDS encoding rod shape-determining protein MreD encodes MNSALLGNIARFVLLLAAQVLIFNKIDLFGFINPFPYVLFIILYPVNGNKMGLLAASFFLGILMDMFWNSGGVHAAACVVLAYYRPAIFKFSFGLSYEYQTVKLNDVLTPERFSFILIAVVIHHFVLFVLEVFKMSFLWDILVRTVLSTLFTIITCIIIIYIIKPSKR; translated from the coding sequence ATGAATAGTGCCTTACTTGGAAATATCGCCCGATTTGTCTTGTTGCTCGCTGCACAGGTTTTGATATTCAATAAAATTGATCTTTTTGGATTCATTAACCCGTTTCCGTATGTGCTGTTTATCATTTTATATCCGGTAAACGGAAACAAAATGGGATTGTTGGCAGCCAGCTTTTTCTTGGGAATTTTAATGGATATGTTTTGGAATTCGGGTGGTGTGCATGCCGCAGCTTGTGTGGTACTCGCCTATTACCGACCCGCTATTTTTAAATTTTCTTTTGGGTTGAGTTATGAATACCAAACGGTAAAACTCAACGATGTTTTAACCCCGGAACGCTTTTCATTTATACTAATTGCGGTTGTGATTCATCACTTTGTGTTATTCGTTTTAGAGGTTTTCAAAATGAGTTTCCTTTGGGATATTTTAGTCCGTACAGTACTTAGTACGCTTTTCACCATCATCACTTGTATCATCATCATCTACATCATTAAGCCAAGCAAACGATGA
- the surE gene encoding 5'/3'-nucleotidase SurE gives MISKPVILVTNDDGINAPGIRALISVMAEIGEVIVVAPDSPQSAMGHAITINSTLYLNKVSAKNAEVTEYSCSGTPVDCVKLAVNEILKKKPDLCVSGVNHGSNSSINVIYSGTMSAAVEAGIEGIPAIGFSLLDYDWNADFESIKPFIKKIALEVLAKKMTEGTVLNVNFPKLKENEIKGIKICRQAKAIWMEKFDKRQTPYGKDYYWLSGEFVNLDKGEDTDEWALANGYISIVPVQFDLTAHHAIAQLNSWNL, from the coding sequence ATGATTTCCAAACCTGTTATTTTAGTTACTAATGATGATGGTATCAATGCACCGGGAATACGTGCTTTGATTTCCGTAATGGCCGAAATCGGCGAAGTCATTGTGGTGGCTCCTGATAGTCCGCAAAGCGCCATGGGTCATGCCATCACCATCAACAGCACATTATATCTGAATAAAGTTTCTGCCAAAAATGCCGAGGTAACCGAGTATTCCTGTTCCGGAACGCCGGTAGATTGTGTCAAATTGGCTGTTAATGAAATTTTGAAAAAGAAACCCGATTTGTGTGTTTCAGGAGTGAATCACGGCTCAAATTCTTCCATTAATGTGATCTATTCAGGAACGATGAGTGCCGCTGTGGAAGCCGGTATAGAAGGAATTCCGGCCATTGGTTTTTCTCTTTTGGATTATGATTGGAATGCTGATTTTGAAAGCATCAAACCTTTTATCAAAAAAATTGCTTTGGAAGTTTTGGCCAAAAAAATGACCGAAGGCACGGTTTTGAATGTCAATTTCCCGAAACTGAAAGAAAACGAAATCAAAGGCATCAAAATTTGCAGACAAGCAAAAGCCATTTGGATGGAAAAATTTGACAAACGACAAACGCCTTATGGTAAAGATTATTATTGGTTGAGCGGTGAGTTCGTTAATTTAGACAAAGGGGAAGATACTGATGAATGGGCATTAGCTAACGGCTATATCTCTATCGTTCCGGTGCAGTTTGATTTGACAGCCCATCATGCGATAGCCCAACTTAATTCTTGGAATTTATAA